The Mycolicibacterium monacense genome contains the following window.
GACCGCCGACCCCGACACCGCGGCCAGCACCATCGTCTTGTCGTCGCCGGTCTGGTCGTCGGTGATCCCGCGCAGCAGCGCCGCGAACTGGTCGGCCCGCGCCCCGGCGCGCACATGTTGCCAGGAGTCGCGGAAGAACGGCTCGTAGGCCTCCCCCGTCCCGATGTCGGTGATCTTGTAACTCATCCCGTCCGTGCTGAGCGCGAACGCCGTCACCCCGTCCACCGATTGCGTGCGGAACGACCCCTCAAACGCCCTGTCGGACTGCAGGAATGAGGTGGTGTTCGCGTAGCCGTCCTTCTCCTCGATCAGCAGGGATCCGACCCGGCCGTCGTAAAGTTCGGCGGCGATCACCCCGTCGCCGATCTGGCCGAACACCGCCCGGCCGTGGTCCGCGACCGCCACGCACAGCGTCGTCGACAGCCGCATCGGCTCCACTCCGAGCGCGGCGGCCTGCCGGGTGACCCGGGTGAGCGCGTTGTCGAACAACCAACGCATCAACTGTTCGGGGTCGCCGCTGCGGAAGTTCTCGACGAACGCCGGCTGCAGCCCGTCGGTCAGCACGCTCTGGCAGGCGGCGTACGCACCCCACGCCGAGGTTCCGGTGACCGCGCCGGCACCATCGGCGACCGCGGCCACGACGTAATTGCCTGCGACGCCATAACTGTAGGCGTCGTCGCAGCCCAGTCCGCGGCGCTCATGCTCCTGCCCGGTCACCGACGCACCGCACACGGCCCACCGCGGCGCCCCGTCGGGGCACCCGGGTCTCACGCGCTGGTCCAGCCGGCGGCCGAGGGCAGCGGCACCCGGCCGTTCATCGCCTCGTGGGTCTGATCGTCGCGGGCGAACTCGGTGCTGTTGGACACGTTGCTCAACGAGGCCGACAACCACTCGAAGAGCTCCTCGTACTTGAGGCCCTCCAGCGGCGCGGGGCTGCGCTGCAGCGACAGCCGCCCGAGCTGCTGATAGTCCACCCGCGGTCCTGCGCCGACCGCGAAAACCGTGACACCGCGCGCGGATTCGACGGCGTTGAGCCGCGCGACGGCCTCGTCGAAGCCGTCCAGGTTGGGCTTGCCATCGGTGAGCAGGAGAATCCACGGCCGGTAGTACTGCAGCCCCGCGGCCTTGTAGGCGTGCTTGCGGTCCTCGAGGATGTCGAGTGCGAGGTGGATACCGGCGGCCATGTTGGTGGTCCCCGACGCGGTGAACGCGACGGGCTGCAACGTGCGGGCCTCCTGCATGGGCACCAGCACGGTGGCCACCGTCCCGAACGTCACCACGGCGACCTCGACCCGCTTGCTCGCCAACACCTCGTTCTGCAGATAGCGGGTGAACGCCGCGAAACCGCGCTCCAGCGCCGCGATCGGCTCGCCCTGCATCGATCCCGACACGTCGGCCAGCACGACGCAGGCGACGCGGGGGTCGGGGTTCGCATCGTTCAGCGCGACCGACCAACCCCACTCAGACATCGCCGACTCCCCGTCTCGACTTGACCACCCGTCCGGGAGATCTTCGCATCGACGGGCGCACGCGTCGCACCGAATGACGCGGAATGTCAGTGCCGTTCGGTGTCACCGCCGCCGTAGGTGGTGCCGGCCGCGAAGCGTTGCGTCGACTCCGCCAGTACCTTGGCCACCCGGTCGGTGCCGGGCGGGGGGTCGGGGCGGAAGATCTTGGCCGTGGCGGGGGCTGCCTCCTGCGCGCGCGGGATGGCGATCGTCGGCGGTGCCTGGGACACCGCAGGCTCGACCGGCGGCGCCCACGAGTAGGTGGTGATCGTCGTCGTGGGGGCCGACTCCGGCTCCGGCGCAGTGTCTTTCGGTGCGACGGTGGTGCCTGTCGACCGGTCCGCCGTGCTGGTCACGAACGCGATCACGACCAGGGCGACGCCGAGCACACACAACGCCACATCGAAGGTGCTGGTGATCTGTTGGCCCAGCGTGTTGCCGTACACCTCGGTGATCGCGTCCGGGTTCAACGGCGGCACCCGCGGCACCAGCGCCACCCCCACGATGACCCGGCACACCGCCAGGACGAACAGCACGCCGTACCCGATGCTCAGCAACATCCGCGGCGCCGCCTTGCCCGAGCTGTTGAGGAACAGCCAGACCGCCACGACGGCCGCGACCAGGTCGAAGGCCATCAACGTGGTCGCGTAGTACGGCGGGGAAGGCAGGGCCAGTGCCGACGCCAGCATGAGATCCACGATCCGCAGCACCGCCGACCCGCCGCACCAGACGGCGATGAGAACCAAGCACTTTCGCGCCGCTGACCGCCAGACGTCGACCGCGTTCCGGTTGAGCGCGGCCAGCACAGTCACCGTCGCGATGGCGCCGGCTCCGGCCACCCACGCCAGGTAACCCTCGAATCCGACACCCGCGGTCGAGGTGTTCTGCGCGATGCCGTGGAAGGCGTCTAGGTCGCGCCCGACGGGCAGCAGCCACGTGAACACGCCGGCGACCAGTGCCGCACCCGCGAGCAGAACTGTGGCCAGCCCGGCCTCCCGGTTCGTCGACATGAGCCAACGGCTGGTGATGACCACCGGCAGCAGCGCGACGACGGCGTAGAGCACCGCGGCGACGGTGACCACGAGGTTCTGCGTCCCGGTCTCGGCGTTGCCGATCTGCGGGAGGACAAACCGGGTGCGCCAGTACAGGTTGAACGCGACCGCAGCGATCGCGAGAACCAGCGAGACTACGCCGATGATCCGGCAGGCCTTGCTCCCAGAGCGGTCATCGCCGACGGCCGCGATCACCGGCGCCGCGCCGAGGAGCGCACCGCCGACCGCGAGCCATGCGCCTGGACCCATTCCCGGTGGGACCTCAGCGGTTCCGCCCGCCCGTACCGCCTGCACCACTGCATAGACCAGGAATGCGAACGCCATGGCCAGCATCGGGCAGTTCAACGTGATTCGCAGCCGGTTCAGCGTCGCGAGATCACTTTCGTCCCTGTTGATTCCGCGGCCCACGTGGGTCAGGACCAGCGCGGCCAACGACGTCAGCGCCGCCACGATCAGCAGGCCCATGATCCAGCCGGGGCTGCCGGCGATGGTGATCCCGGTAGCGATGTTCCACGGCAGCAGGACCGCCAGCGTCACCAGCACCGCGGCGACCGCGTCACGGATGACGTTGGCCCGGTGCAGCCGTTGGGACGCCGTGGCCGGGTCTTCGATTGCGTTGCTCATCACCGATCTCCGATACCGCTAGTTGCTTCCGGATCCGAACAGCCCACCGCCGAACGGCAATTCGGGCAGTTCGAAGGACGGCAGATCCGGCACCGAGGGTGCTGCCGGCGCCTCGGGTTCCGGGGCGAACGTCGGGATCTCCAGCTTCGGCAACTCGAACGACGGCAGCGAGGGCTGCTGCACGGGCGGCGAGGGCGGTTCGTACACCGGAACCTCCGGAACGTCCGGCACGGGGATCTCGAACTTGGGCTCCGGGATCACGACCGGGGGCTCGGGCGCCTCCAACACCCGCTCCGGAATCTTCGGCGACGGCTTGGGTAGCTCAATCACCGGGTCCGGCAGATCGACGGGCGGCGGCTTGGGCAGCTCCACCGCCGGCTTCGGCAGCTCCACCGCCGGCTTGGGCAGACCCACCTCGGGCTTGGGCAGACCCACCTCGGGTGCGATCCCGCCCGGGTTCAGTCGCGTGACGGGACCGTCGGGCGACGGGCCGGCGCCCGGGATGTTCACAGGCGGCGTCGATCCCGATGGCGGGCCGTCGCCCGGGAGCACACTCGAGACGTCGATCCCTTTCTCGGGCAGATCCACCCCCGAACCCGGGACCAGACCCTCGGACACGGTCCCGGGGTCGATGACCGGACGCGTGCCTTTGGTACCGGGCAGCGATTCGCCGACCTCCGGCGACAGAATTCCGCCGAGGATGGGTGCCGGCGTCCCCTCACCCGGCCCACCCGTCGGGACGAGCCCCTGCAGGGCCGTCGTGTCGACGATCTTGGTGTCGACAGGCAGCACGTCCTTGGCGACGGTGTCCACGGCGCCCGTCTTGAAGATTTGAGGCGGTATCGCATTGATGTCCGTCGAGGTGCCCTCGAGGGTGTCGGCGACGTCGAACAGCTCGCCCTTGGTCTGAGGGACGAGGGCTACTCGACCGAGATCGCTCAGATCCGGGAATGCGCCGGAATTCCCGGCGACGGAGTTGACCGCGTTCAGTCCGGCGCTGGTGGTGCCCGCGACCGCGTCGATCGCGGTTTGGCTCAGCAGCCGCATGTTGCCGACCAGCGCCAGCACCTGGCAAGGACTCCACCGCGTGAAGTCCGGAATCAACCGGGTCACGTACCCGGAGGCATCCGGGACACTGCCGGGCCCCACGATGCCTTGCGGCTGGATCGCGGCGCTGAACTGCGTGGCGTCCGGCACCACGCCGACCGTTCCGTCCCGGTAGAGCTTGATGACCTCGGCGCCGGCGTCCCCGGTACCGCGCGAGGCGTTGAGCATCTGCGGCCGGAAGGTGCGGGCCTCGGGCTCGACACCCGGCGGCGGCACCTCCTCGATCATCGTCCAGCCCGGCCCGTCCGGGGTCACGCCCTGTCCCGGAGCCACCGGAAAGTACTTGCCCGCCAACGAATCGTCGGTCAGCCGAACCGCCTGCTCCCGCACGTCGGGACGGATGTTGAGCGCGACGGTCACCGCCAGCGCGGCGAAGCCGACGACCACCACCGCGGCCACCGTGCTGCCCAGAAGCAGCGCCCGCGGCCGGTCCGCCGGAGCGGCCGCCTCCTCCGCGGATTCCTCGACCTCGTAGTCCTGCGAATCCACGGCGCTCAACGGTCGCATCGGGGTCTGCATCGGCACGGCGGCATCGGCGATGCCGAAATCCTCCGCGTCGTCGACCTGTGAGTACGCCAACTGCTGCGCCTGGGGGCTCAGCATGGTGTCACCCCAGTTCATCGAGTCGATCAGAGCCTGTCCCGCAACGGAATTCCCCGGCCGCCGGGTTCCCGCCAGCGCCGCGCCGCGCGCGATCGCGGACTCCGGGTCGTCCACGAACTGCAACGGCACCGGCGACACCGCCTGCAGATCGGCGGTCAGCGCGTCGTCGACGGGTGCACCGAGCACGATCACGCTGGTCGCTCCGCCGGGTTCCTCGCCGAAGCGTTCCAACAGCGTCCGGTAGGCCGCGCCCCGGTCACCGCCGGTCACCGGTTCGACCGCGATCAGTGAGGTGGTGTCGGCGGCCGCGTCGACGATCGTCAGGGCGGCGGTGTCCGCATCGCTGGTCAGCGTCGCGGTGGTGTCGCCGCCGACCAGGCTGCGGGTCACCTCGGTGACCGCATCGGAGCGCGACACCACGGTCACGTTGGTCAGATCGGCGTCGATCAGGGCATCGCGCACGCCGGCCGCCGTATCGGGGTCCGCGCTGCAGACACTGGTACCGACGAGCCGGTGCCCGGACTCGGTCAACATGCGGTCGGTCGATGCCAGCGCCGACACCACCGCGTCGACTGGCTGGTTCGACAGGTCGATCGCGGACTGGTCGATGACCGCGTGCGGGGCGGTCGCGTCGAGTAGCGCGATCCGCGCTTCCGCCTTGTCCAGCACTACCCCGAGCGTCACGTCCATCCCGAGTTCCCCATCTCTCTATAACGCTGCGAAATATCTCTGGCCGTCTCGCCGGTAGTGCAGGCAGACTTTAAAGCCTCATTAGTTGCGATGTGAGCAAACCAGTCATCGCAGCCGCGACTCATCCTCACATTTGCACCTTCGGCCCAGGTATCCGTCGTTCGGTCGACGCGGTCAATATTTGCGAATGCGAACATTTACCGCACCGCCCCCGGCTCCGGCAGATAGAGGTACAGGCCGACGACCACGGCGCCGACCACCACGTACACCCCACTGATGACCATCGCGGCGCGGGCCAGACCCGACCCGCCCTGACCAGATGTCTCGATCTGACGGTGCGCCACATAGGACAGCGGCAGCGTGAACAGCGCCGTAACCAGCCCGAACACGAGAGTGGTGACGAACGTGGCGACCGCCAGTCGATTGAGCGGCGGTGCCGGCGACAACTCGGGGGCAGTGAATCCGGCGGCCGGCGCCCACGTGGCGCCGCCGGAGATGTAACCCGCGCCGAACCTGCCGGGCGGCAGCGTCGAGTCAGCCACCGCGCGTGCCCTCCTGACGGTCGTACGGGTTTGCCAGGAAAGAGTTTCTCATGTGCCTCTCAGGTTGAGGCAATCGTACGATCGGGCGACAGCGATTCCCGCCCGATCCGTCCGGCAAAGACTAATCTCTTCACGACCGCGCACCCGCCCACAAGCTCGGTGCGCAGGTTTCACCCATCACAACCCGATCACGGATACGTACGTCGAGTTCGGCGCGGAACGGAGTCAGCTGGTGGCGGGACAGCCAGGCGGTGCGGCGCTTTCGTGCCCGCAGTGTGGCTCCGGCCTGCCGCCGCACGCCCGGTTCTGCGGGACGTGCGGTCAAACCCTCAGCGGCCGCATCCTCGTCCCACGTCCGCGGGCCCGCGCTGCGCCCGTCGACGAGCCGGCCACGCCGCCGGACACGGTGACACCTGCGGGCGGCGGGGTCCGTTGCGCTGCATCACTACTCGATCTGGCCGTCATGATCAGCCCGGCCATGCCGCTGTCCACCGCCGGCGCCGTCCTCGGCGTGGCCGAGGTCGTCTACGTCGTCGTGCCGGTCGCGTTCGTGGCGGTGTGGATCTGGCTG
Protein-coding sequences here:
- a CDS encoding vWA domain-containing protein — translated: MSEWGWSVALNDANPDPRVACVVLADVSGSMQGEPIAALERGFAAFTRYLQNEVLASKRVEVAVVTFGTVATVLVPMQEARTLQPVAFTASGTTNMAAGIHLALDILEDRKHAYKAAGLQYYRPWILLLTDGKPNLDGFDEAVARLNAVESARGVTVFAVGAGPRVDYQQLGRLSLQRSPAPLEGLKYEELFEWLSASLSNVSNSTEFARDDQTHEAMNGRVPLPSAAGWTSA
- a CDS encoding phosphopeptide-binding protein translates to MDVTLGVVLDKAEARIALLDATAPHAVIDQSAIDLSNQPVDAVVSALASTDRMLTESGHRLVGTSVCSADPDTAAGVRDALIDADLTNVTVVSRSDAVTEVTRSLVGGDTTATLTSDADTAALTIVDAAADTTSLIAVEPVTGGDRGAAYRTLLERFGEEPGGATSVIVLGAPVDDALTADLQAVSPVPLQFVDDPESAIARGAALAGTRRPGNSVAGQALIDSMNWGDTMLSPQAQQLAYSQVDDAEDFGIADAAVPMQTPMRPLSAVDSQDYEVEESAEEAAAPADRPRALLLGSTVAAVVVVGFAALAVTVALNIRPDVREQAVRLTDDSLAGKYFPVAPGQGVTPDGPGWTMIEEVPPPGVEPEARTFRPQMLNASRGTGDAGAEVIKLYRDGTVGVVPDATQFSAAIQPQGIVGPGSVPDASGYVTRLIPDFTRWSPCQVLALVGNMRLLSQTAIDAVAGTTSAGLNAVNSVAGNSGAFPDLSDLGRVALVPQTKGELFDVADTLEGTSTDINAIPPQIFKTGAVDTVAKDVLPVDTKIVDTTALQGLVPTGGPGEGTPAPILGGILSPEVGESLPGTKGTRPVIDPGTVSEGLVPGSGVDLPEKGIDVSSVLPGDGPPSGSTPPVNIPGAGPSPDGPVTRLNPGGIAPEVGLPKPEVGLPKPAVELPKPAVELPKPPPVDLPDPVIELPKPSPKIPERVLEAPEPPVVIPEPKFEIPVPDVPEVPVYEPPSPPVQQPSLPSFELPKLEIPTFAPEPEAPAAPSVPDLPSFELPELPFGGGLFGSGSN
- a CDS encoding RDD family protein, coding for MAGQPGGAALSCPQCGSGLPPHARFCGTCGQTLSGRILVPRPRARAAPVDEPATPPDTVTPAGGGVRCAASLLDLAVMISPAMPLSTAGAVLGVAEVVYVVVPVAFVAVWIWLQIWQGLTGNTFGKAMLGLRLVRAADHRPPGVGATVLRGLAFVATLGLAGLPVLLSPQPAAAWHDRLSGLGVLDVTTGANPLGQPRQRTLRRTPNRGLNRVVSPVPVSGRRG
- a CDS encoding DUF7937 domain-containing protein, yielding MSNAIEDPATASQRLHRANVIRDAVAAVLVTLAVLLPWNIATGITIAGSPGWIMGLLIVAALTSLAALVLTHVGRGINRDESDLATLNRLRITLNCPMLAMAFAFLVYAVVQAVRAGGTAEVPPGMGPGAWLAVGGALLGAAPVIAAVGDDRSGSKACRIIGVVSLVLAIAAVAFNLYWRTRFVLPQIGNAETGTQNLVVTVAAVLYAVVALLPVVITSRWLMSTNREAGLATVLLAGAALVAGVFTWLLPVGRDLDAFHGIAQNTSTAGVGFEGYLAWVAGAGAIATVTVLAALNRNAVDVWRSAARKCLVLIAVWCGGSAVLRIVDLMLASALALPSPPYYATTLMAFDLVAAVVAVWLFLNSSGKAAPRMLLSIGYGVLFVLAVCRVIVGVALVPRVPPLNPDAITEVYGNTLGQQITSTFDVALCVLGVALVVIAFVTSTADRSTGTTVAPKDTAPEPESAPTTTITTYSWAPPVEPAVSQAPPTIAIPRAQEAAPATAKIFRPDPPPGTDRVAKVLAESTQRFAAGTTYGGGDTERH
- a CDS encoding PP2C family serine/threonine-protein phosphatase — its product is MTGQEHERRGLGCDDAYSYGVAGNYVVAAVADGAGAVTGTSAWGAYAACQSVLTDGLQPAFVENFRSGDPEQLMRWLFDNALTRVTRQAAALGVEPMRLSTTLCVAVADHGRAVFGQIGDGVIAAELYDGRVGSLLIEEKDGYANTTSFLQSDRAFEGSFRTQSVDGVTAFALSTDGMSYKITDIGTGEAYEPFFRDSWQHVRAGARADQFAALLRGITDDQTGDDKTMVLAAVSGSAVGAVTDSSPAPGTSVAELETVPLTRGARRRGLWRRRR
- a CDS encoding DUF4190 domain-containing protein — translated: MADSTLPPGRFGAGYISGGATWAPAAGFTAPELSPAPPLNRLAVATFVTTLVFGLVTALFTLPLSYVAHRQIETSGQGGSGLARAAMVISGVYVVVGAVVVGLYLYLPEPGAVR